Proteins co-encoded in one Medicago truncatula cultivar Jemalong A17 chromosome 8, MtrunA17r5.0-ANR, whole genome shotgun sequence genomic window:
- the LOC11407749 gene encoding F-box/kelch-repeat protein At3g06240: protein MDAASKKKVRSSDSHIHDDIAFSILSKLPYKSLTRFTCAKKSWSLLFQNPNFMNTLRKNHENKAETRLFIKEHLPAFTIQQSLSILSGDRFENRVNLEWPLPLQQQGNNANAYANPFHFTHPIIILGSASVNGTLCLYQGLTTVLWNPSTSEFKIIPPSFKPKEKIEFTLPPHGFGYDCVTDDYKVIRKVRYPFEFEGDDWVCLPDKDDPFWEIDVHHLDLIDDFWEEKGLIVKLYDYDPCWEIYSLRSDSWRKLDGFDDMPDYFPGITSMVNFNGFCHWLTQGPDNDIVSFNFSKETFFATTLPCDVKHRSHMFSLVELNESLSVIYNYDRTPDFHIWVLDEVGVKESWTKLFIVGSYNCSIVCPISVGNKNRIFFRKEDSELGWFDLSTQRVEVIGVNGESFCSHMVIYKENPLPFPRNE, encoded by the coding sequence ATGGATGCTGCTTCAAAGAAGAAGGTTAGGTCTTCTGATTCTCACATTCACGATGACATTGCTTTCTCCATTCTTTCTAAATTACCTTACAAATCTCTCACACGTTTCACTTGTGCTAAAAAATCATGGTCTCTTCtttttcaaaaccctaatttcatgaACACGCTCCGCAAAAATCACGAGAACAAAGCTGAAACGCGTCTCTTCATAAAGGAACATTTACCAGCGTTTACCATTCAGCAATCCCTTTCCATCCTTTCTGGTGATAGGTTTGAGAATAGGGTTAATTTGGAATGGCCACTTCCTCTTCAACAACAAGGTAACAATGCCAATGCCTATGCCAATCCCTTTCATTTTACTCATCCTATTATCATTTTGGGCTCTGCTAGTGTTAATGGCACTCTATGTCTCTACCAAGGCTTAACAACTGTATTGTGGAACCCTAGTACCTCAGAATTCAAAATCATTCCTCCTAGCTTTAAACCGAAGGAAAAGATTGAGTTTACGCTTCCTCCTCATGGGTTTGGTTATGATTGTGTTACAGATGATTATAAGGTGATTCGTAAGGTTAGGTATCCCTTTGAATTTGAAGGTGATGATTGGGTTTGTTTGCCGGACAAGGATGACCCTTTTTGGGAGATTGATGTACACCACCTTGACTTGATTGACGATTTTTGGGAGGAGAAGGGGCTCATTGTCAAGTTGTATGACTATGATCCTTGTTGGGAGATATATAGTCTAAGGAGTGATTCTTGGAGGAAACTCGATGGGTTTGATGATATGCCTGATTATTTCCCAGGTATAACGTCTATGGTGAACTTTAATGGATTTTGCCACTGGTTGACCCAAGGACCTGATAATGATATTGTGTCCTTCAACTTTAGCAAAGAGACATTCTTTGCAACTACCTTACCTTGTGATGTAAAACATAGATCGCACATGTTTTCCTTGGTGGAGTTAAATGAGTCTTTATCTGTCATCTATAATTATGACAGGACGCCTGATTTTCATATTTGGGTTTTGGATGAAGTGGGTGTAAAGGAATCATGGACCAAGCTCTTTATTGTCGGGTCTTATAATTGTTCGATTGTCTGTCCTATCTCAGTAGGGAACAAGAACCGTATATTCTTCAGGAAAGAAGATTCTGAGCTAGGCTGGTTTGATTTAAGTACCCAAAGAGTTGAGGTAATTGGAGTTAACGGAGAGTCATTTTGTTCGCACATGGTAATCTATAAGGAAAATCCTCTTCCTTTTCCGAGGAATGAATAA